The nucleotide sequence CCCCTCCGCCCACCCCAAGTCTAACAGCCCACGCGTCAGGGCAGCTTGGTCCCCTGGTAAACTGGGCCCATGCCGGAGGTTCGCGCCGAGCTTTTCATCCCCAAACCCCCTGCCGAGGTCTACCGGGCCGCCCGCGACCTGGCTGGGCTCAAGCCCTACCTGAAGGACGTGGAGACCCTGGAGGTGATCGAGGACCAAGGCACCACCTCCCGCACCCGCTTTGTGGCGGTGGCCATGGGCAAAAAGGTGCGCTGGATTGAGGAGGAGCGCTGGTTCGACGCCGAACTGCGCAACGAGTTCGAGAGCACCGAGGGGGACTTCGACCTCTACCGCGGCACCTGGAGCTTCCTGCCCGAGGGCGAGGGCACCCGGGCGGTGCTGTGGCTCGAGTACCAGCTCAACCTGCCCATCTTCGGGGGGCTGCTGCAAAAACTGGTGCACAAGCTCATGCAGGAAAACGTGGAGGGCCTCCTGGCCGGGCTCAAGGCGCGCTGCTTGGCGGCTTAGGCCCTGGCGCGCGTATACTCGTCTCATGGGCTCGAGGGCCGCCAGGGACCCGCACGGCCTCTGCATAACTATGCAGCCCGGAGCACTCCTATGCCGCTTCACCTGTACAACACCCTGACCCGCCGCAAAGAGGTCTTCGTGCCGACCACCCCGGGCCACGTGGGCATCTACGTCTGCGGCCCCACGGTCTACGCCGAGCCCCACCTGGGCCACGCCCGGGGGCCCATCGTCTACGACGTGCTAAGGCGCTGGCTGCGCCGGCTCGGCTACAAGGTGCGCTTCGTCTCCAATATCACCGACGTGGGCCACCTCACCGACGACGCCGACCAGGGCGAGGACAAAATCGCTCGCCGGGCGCGGCTCGAGCGGCTGGAGCCCATGGAGATAGCCGAGAAGTACATGTGGAGCTACTTCGACGAGATGCAGGCTCTGAACGTCCTGCGCCCGGACATCGCCCCCCGGGCCAGCGGCCACATCCCCGAGCAGATTGAGCTCACCCTGGCCCTGCTGGAGCGGGGCCACGCCTACGTGGCCAACGGCTCGGTCTACTTCCGGGTGCGCAGCTGGCCCAGCTTCGGCAAGCTCTCTAACCGCGACATCGAGGAACAGGAGGCCGGGGCCCGGGTAGAGGTGCGGGAGGAAAAGGAAGACCCGCGCGACTTCGCCCTGTGGAAGCGGGCCGAGCCTGGGCACATCATGCGCTGGAACTCGCCCTGGGGCATGGGCTTCCCGGGCTGGCACATCGAGTGCTCGGCCATGAGCCTCAAGTACCTGGGCGACGGCTTCGATATCCACGCGGGCGGCGTGGACCTGCAGTTCCCCCACCACGAGGCCGAAATCGCCCAGGCCGAGGCCGCCGGCCACGCCTTTGCCCGCTACTGGCTGCACCACTACCACGTGCTCCTGAACGGGCAGAAGATGGCCAAGAGCACCGGGCACTTCGTCACCCTGGCCGAACTCAGGGCCCGCTACGAACCCATGTACATCCGGCTCTACCTGCTCAGCAGCCACTACCGCAGCGTGCTGGACTTCACCGACGCGGGGCTGGAGGCCGCCAAGAACGGCTACCTGCGCCTTCTGAACGCCTACCGCGAGGTGCGCCGGCAACTGCCCTCGGCCCCACCCGGGCGGCATGAGGGCCTCGAAGAAGCCCTGGACAACCTGGAGCGGGAGTTCACCCAGGCCCTCAACGACGACCTCAACACCCCCCAGGCCCTCGCCGCTTTCTTCAACTTCGTGACCCAGCTCAACAAGGCCCTGCTCGAGCGCCCAGGCCGGGAGAGCCTACAGCGGGCCGAGCAGGCCTTCGCCGAACTTGGCGAGGGGGTGCTGGGGCTTTTCCCGTCCCGGGTGCTGGAAGCCCGGCTGGAAGGGGCCCTGCTGCAGGGGCTGGTCGAGCTTCTGCTGGAGGTGCGGGAGGAGGCCCGTAAGAACCGCAACTTTGCCCTGGCCGACCGGATCCGCGCTCGGCTGGGGGAGCTTGGGGTGGTGGTGGAGGACACCCGCGAGGGCCCCAAGTGGCGGGTGGAGCCCCCGCCCGCCCCCACAGCATAAAAAAGGCCCCCCCGAGGGGGGCCGGGCGGGTTCTGGAGCTACTCGCGGTTGGACATCATGATGGCGGCGTAGTGGAGCAGGGTGGCCACCGAGTTGGCCAGCGCCGCCACATAGGTCAGGGCTGCCGCGGTCAGCACCGCGCGGGCCCCGTCCATCTCGCTGCGGTCCAGCAGGTTCATCTTCTTGAGGATGTTCAGGGCCCGGTTGGAGGCGTCGAACTCAATAGGCAGGGTGATGAGCTGGAACAGAGCCGCCGCAGCAAAGAGCCAGAGGCCAATGCTCATGAGACCGGTGGCCTGCAGTAGCATTCCCGCCAGGAAGATCCAAGGGCCGAACATGCTGCCGATGTTGGCGATGGGCAGGATGCTGTGGCGCACCCGCAGCCAGGCATAGCTCTTGGCATCCTGGATGGCATGGCCCACCTCGTGGGCCGCCACCGCCAGCGCGGCCGCCGAGGGGGAGTGGAAGTTGGGCTCAGACAGACGAACCGCCTTGGCGATGGGGTCGTAGTGGTCGGTCAGGGCCCCCGGCACCATCTCCACCTTGACGTGGTGCAGGCCATAAGCGTCCAGAATGGCCCGGGCCACCTGCTCCCCGGTGGCCCCTCGGCTGTTGGCCACCCGGCTGTAGCGGGCGTAGGTGCGCTGCAACCAGAACTGGATGAACAGCGTCGCCACGAAGACCGCAATCATTAGAAAGAAAGTAATCGTCGTCATCCTTCCCTCCTATGCACTCAGGGTAGCAAACGCTAGATGAGCGCTCTGAGCCTCAGACCACGGGCCAGCGAAAAAAACAATCCCCAGCTTTTTCCGCTAGGCCCAGCTCGATTTTAGGGCATCCGGACAAAAAAGTATACCCTGCTAGGGCTGCAGCGGCTGGCTCCGCACGGTGAAGCGAAGAGCGGTGCGCTCCTCGTTTTCCAGCTCGAGCTTCACAAAAGCAGGCTTCACAATCAAGTCCAGGTTGTCGGGGGCGATGTAGCCCCGAGCGATGGCGATGGCCTTGACCGCCTGGTTTACCGCCTCGGGGCCGATGGCCTGCACCTCGACCTCGCTTTGGGAACGCAGCAGAGCGGCGATGGCACCTGCAACGGAGTTGGGACGTGACTTGCCGGATACGCGCAGCGTTTCCACAAAACCTCCTCGGCGTTACGCTTCTTTTGCATTGTAGGAGAGGGCAGCAGCCCATGTCAAGAAAATGCGCTCACAAACGGCTTTGCCCCCGCTTGACACCTGACATAACCCTGAGCGGGGTTTTCTTGCCGCCATTCCATATTGACGCTAAAACAGGAGGGGCGTATACTGCTCCAAATCTTCGCATAACCTTGCGAAGATTTCTTCCCCCCACACACCTGTTGCTTCTCGGAGGTCGCAAGTGAGATTTAGCCAAGCCTACCCTGGTATACCAACAGGACGCGACGCCTGCGGCATCATCGCCATTGCCGAAAAGAGCGCTCGCCCGAGCCACGCCAACGTGCAGCGCACTTTGGAGAGCCTCTACAAGATGGCGCACCGGGCCGGTCTCATCCGGGGGGAAGGCGACGGTACTGGCATCCAAACCGACCTCCCGCGTGAGCTATGGGCCGCCTACCTCTACGAGGCCGGCCTAGACAGCAACCTCGCCCAAAACCCCCGCTTCTTCGTGGGGCACTTTTTCATCCCCAAAAGCGAGGGGGCGCGGGTCCAGGAGCTCTTCGACCTCTTCCGGGTAGAGGGCTCCAAGCGAGGCATCAAGCTCCTCCTGGAGCGGCGGGGCGAGACCAACAGCAGCGTGCTGGGGCCGGTGGGCAGGCGCACCGAGCCCCTCTTCTACCAGGTGGCCGGTCTCTCCACCGATGGCGACGGTCCTCTTTGGGAGCTGGGCCTCCTTTTGGAGGAACGCTTCCCGGTGCACGTGGTCTCCCTCTCCACCGCCACCGTGGTCTACAAGGTGCGGGGTTCGGCGGAAATCCTGAAGCGCTACTACCCCGAGCTCTCCCGCGCCGAGTACAAATCCACCCTCACCTTGGGCCACAACCGCTACTCCACCAACACCCTCTCCACCTTCGAGCAGGTGCAGCCCTTCGGGCTGCTGGGTCACAACGGCGAGATCAACACCATCGAGCGCCTGCGGCGCGAGGGGCGGTTTTTGGGCATCCCCCTTACCGGGGGCTCCGACTCGCAGGACCTCAACCGCATCCTGGAGGGGCTGCTCTACCGCTTTGGCCTCTCGCTGCCGGAGGCCATAGATCTGGTCTTCCCTCCGGTCCTGGGCGAGATCAAGAACTACTCCCCCGCTCTGCAGGACCTCTACATGAACCTGCGCCAGCGCTTCGGGCCCTTAGCCCAGGGACCTGCTGCTTTGGTCACCCGCCACCGCGACGAGGCGGTCTTCGGTACCGATGCCATGGGGCTCAGACCGCTGTGGTTCGTGGAAACCGAAAGCGAGTACGTCTTCAGCTCCGAGCGGGGGGTTTTCACGGTGGAGGAGTTCGTGGCCGAACCGCGCCCCTTTGCCCCAGGAGAGAAGATGTACCTGCGGCTCACGCCGGAAGGGGCCCGGCTGTATCCCTTTGACCGCCATCAGCGGCAGGTGCTGGAGCGCATCCTGACCAAGACCCAGAACCTGGAGGGCTATCGGGTCCACCTGGCTGGTCCCCGCTACGCCGCCCCACCCCCCCTGGCCGGAGGGGCCGAGACCCAGGTGGAGGAAAAGCCTGCCCCCCCCTCGCTCGGGCTCGAGCGGGCCTACGGCTTCGACCGCTGGGATGGAAGCTACCTGGAGGCCCTGGCCGAGTCGGGCAACGAGCCCATCGGCTCGCTGGGCTACGACGGGCCCCTGGCAGCCCTGAACCCCGAAAAACCCAACCTCTCGGAGTTTCTCAAGGAGACCGTGGCCGTGGTGACCAACCCGGCCATCGACCGGGAGCGCGAGATAGAGCACTTCTCCACCCGTACCATCCTGGGCCGGCGGCCCATGCCGGATGGGCGGGGGGCGGGGCACGTGGAGGAGCTGGTGGTGCCCCTCCTGCTGGAGGAGACCAGCCCGGCCGTGGCCGCGATCGCCCAGGGCCAGGGCACCCTGACCTACGAGGAGGCTTTGCGCCGCTTCCGCCACGCAGTGCTTCTGTCGCAGTTCTCGGTGGAGGAGGGAATTGCCGCCGGGCTCAAGCGCTTGAAGGAAGCTGCGGTGGAGGCCGTGCGGGCCGGGGCTGAGCTTCTGGTGCTTTCGGACCGGGGCGCGTTTGAGGGAGGGGTCTGGCTCGACATCTACCTGGCCCTGGCGGCTGTTGGACAGGCGCTGGAAGAGGCCCGCGACGAAGAGGGCATCTCGCTGCGCCGTCGCACCTCCATCCTGGTCCACTCCGGAGGGGTGCGCAACCTGCACGACGTGGCGGTCTGCCTGGGCCTGGGGGCCGACGCGGTAGCCCCCTGGCTGATGCAGCAGAAGGCCCAGGCAGCCAAGGGCATCCTGGGGCTGCAAAACCTGCTCGAGGGCCTCAAAAAGGGCCTGGAGAAGGTGATATCCACCATGGGCATCCACGAGGTGCGCGGCTACGGGCGCATCTTCAGCGCCATCGGGCTCAAACCGGAGCTGGCCCAGGCCCTGGGGGTGCGCAACTTCCTGGGCTCGGACAAGGCCGGGTATGGCCTATTGGAGCTCGAGCGCACCGCCTTGGAGCGTTTGAACCTGCTCAACGCCGAAAAGGTGCCCCCAGCCAAGGACTTCCGCTTCAACTCCCGCATCTTCAAGGCTGCGCTGGAGGTGGCCACCGGCCAATCCCCCTACGCCCACTTCCAGGAGAAGGTGCGGGGGCTCGAGCAGGAATCGCCGGTGGCCGCCCGGCAGCTCCTGGGCATCCGCCTGGCCGAGAAATCCCCGGTGAGCCCGGAAGAGGTGGACCTCTCCGTGGGCGGCCACTCTCTGCCCTTCGTAATCACCGCCATGAGCTTTGGCTCCCAGGGCGAGGCCAGCTTCCGGGCCTACGTAGAGGCAGCCAAGAAGCTCAACATGGTCTGCATTAACGGCGAGGGCGGGGAAATTCCCGACATGCTGGGCAAGTACACCCACTGGCGGGGCCAGCAAGTGGCCTCGGGTCGCTTTGGAGCCCACGCCTACATGCTCAACTCGGCCAGCTTCATCGAGATCAAGATCGGGCAGGGGGCCAAGCCAGGGGAAGGGGGGCACCTACCCGGCAAGAAGGTCACCGCCAAGGTGGCCGCGGCTCGCAACGCGGTGCCCGGGGTAGACCTGATCTCCCCCTCCAACAACCACGACCTCTACTCCATCGAGGACCTGGCCCAGCTCATCGAGGAGCTCAAGACCGTCAACCCCGCGGCCAAGGTCTCGGTCAAGGTGCCGGTAATCCCCGGCATCGGCACCATCGCGGTGGGCATCGCCAAAGCCGGGGCCGACGTGATCGCCCTCTCCGGCTTCGAAGGGGGCACCGGGGCGGCCCGCTGGCATGCGCTGAAGTACGCCGGTCTTCCGGTGGAAATCGGGGTGCGCCGGGCCCACCGGGCCCTGGTGCGGGCTGGCCTGCGCGACAAGGTGGAGCTCTGGGCCGACGGAGGGCTCAAGACGGCCTACGATGTGCTGCGCATGGTGCTTCTGGGGGCCGACCGGGTGGGCATGGCCACCATGGCCATGGTGGCCATCGGCTGCACCATCTGCCGCCAGTGCCAGACCGACACCTGCCACGTGGGCATTGCCACCCAGATTGAGACGGTAGAGCAGGCCCAGGCCCACGGCCTCAAGCGCTTCGTGCCGCAGGAGCTGGAGCGGGCCACCGAGCAGCTCGTGACCTTTTTCAAGGCCAAGGGAGAGGAGCTGAGGAGGCTGGTGGCCGCTCTGGGGGCCCAGAGCCTGCGCGAGCTGGTGGGGCGGAGCGACCTCCTGGTGCAAGAGGGGCACACCGAGGACCTGGACCTGAGCTACTTCTTCGAGCCCGTGGCCGCCCCCGACTGGCTGCGCGAGCGCGCCGCCCACATCCTGCGCAAACCCCTCAACCAGCTCACCCGCTCCATCACCGAGGTGGTCACCGCAGCCTATGCCGCCGGCGAGCGCGAGCTGGTGTTCCAGGAGGGCCCCGTGGGCTCCACTGACCGTGCGCTGGGCACCCATCTGGCCGGGGAGATCGCCCGCCGCCGACTCTACGGCAAGGGCTGGGACGCCCGGGTGGAGCTCCGCTTCGACGCCGGAAGCGTGGCCGGCAACGGGATCGCCGCCTTCAACGTAGAAGGGCTGGACATCGTGGTGGAAGGGGGCGCGCAGGACGGCATCGCCAAGAACGCCTTTGGCGGACGGGTGGCCATCCTCAAAGGGCGCAACCCCTACGGCCAGTACGTGGACGGCTCGGTGGGCAAGTCCTTCGCCTACGGGGCCATCGGCGGCCTGCTGATTGTGGAGGGGCAGGCCGACAGCCGCTTCTGCATCCGGCTTTCCGGGGCCGATGTGGTGCTGGGGGGTGAGCCCGACCGCCCGGTGCAGGACGAGCTGGGCAACATCGCCGCGCGGGCCCAAGCCAAGGGCTTCGCCTTTGAGTACATGACCCGGGGGCGGGCGGTGGTGCTGGGCGACCCCGGGCCCTGGATCTGCTCGGGCATGACCGGTGGCCGGGTCTACCTGCGCTACTGGCCGGAGATGGGCCTCACCGAGGAGGCCATGCAGCGGCGGCTGGCCAAGGGGGCCCGGGTGGTCATCCAGAAGCTGGACGAGCGGGGTGTGGCCGACGTGCGCGAGCTGATGAGCGCTTACCTGGACGCCCTGCGCGCGGCCGAGCGGGAGGAGAAGGCCGAGCGGCTGCTCCGCCTCCTGGCCGACCCCGCGGCCCACTTCCGCATGGTGGTGCCGGTGAACCAGCAGGTGGCCCAGGAGGTGAGCACCGAGTAGGGGTAGAATGGGCCGGCGTGGAGGTTGAGGCCCTGCTAGAAAAGCTCCTGGCCCGCACGGGTCTGCGCGAGCCGCATGTGGCCATGCTGCGGCGGCTCGAGCCCCTCATGTCCCCCCTGGCGCCCGAGGTCGCCCTGGCCTTCTACGACTACCTGGGGCGCGACCCCGAGATGCACCAGATCCTCTGGGGCACCCCGGGCCGGGTAGAGCGGCTTTACCGCACCTTCGCCGCCTGGTACCGCGACATCTTCTCCGGAAACTACGACACCGCCTACGCCAAGCGGCGCTTTCGCATCGGCCTGGTGCATGCCCACGTGGGGGTGCGGCCCGAGCATGTGCTTCCTGCGGCAGGCATTGTGCAGGAGCTGACCCTCGAGCACCTGCGGCAGGCCCTGCGCGGCAGCGAGGTCTTTTTGGCCATCGAGTCCTTCGAGAAGATTATGGCCGTGGAGATGGCCCTGATGGAGGAGAGCTACCTCTGGGCCCTGGTGGAGGGGCTCAAGCACACCCAGGAGGTGCGGGAAGCCGCGCGGCTGGGGGCCCGCATCCTGCTGGAGGCCCCATAGGCGTATGATGGGGCGGTGGTACGGGCCATCCTCTTCGACCTGGACGAGACCCTGATCCTCGACCACCCCGTCTCGCACCACGCTCTGCGAAGCTGTGCCCTATACGCAAGCTCCTGGTACAGCCTGGACACCGACCGGCTGGTGCAGGCCGCCGAAGAGGCCGCTCTCCGGCTCTGGCAGACCTCCCCGGTCTACGCCTACACCCAGCGCATCGGCCACAGCGCGGGAGAGGGGCTCTGGGCCCGCTACACGGTGCAGACCCACCCCGCCCTCAAAACCCTCCACGACTGGGCCCCCGGCTTCCGGGTGGCGGTGTGGCAGGAGGCCCTGGCGGACCAGGGCATCCACGATGAGGCGCTGTGCGAGGCCCTGGCCTGCCGCTACCTGGGGGCACGCCGGCTATTTCCCCGCTATCCCGAGGTGGACGCACTGCTGAAGGCCCTTCGGGGCTACAGGCTGGGCTTGGTGACCAATGGGGTGCCGGATCTGCAGCGGGAGAAGCTGGAGGGCGCCCTGCTGGAGCAGTACTTCGAGGTGGTGGCGGTCTCGGGGGAGCTGGACATGGGCAAGCCCGAGCGGGGCATCTTCGAGTGGGCCTGTCAGGGGCTGGGGGTGGAGCCGGCCGAGTGCGTGATGGTGGGGGACAACCCCGAGCGGGATGTGGCCGGAGCGATACAGGCCGGGATGCGCTCGGTCTGGGTGAAGCGGGGCTTCAAGCCCCGGGACCCCCGCTACCGGGCCGACCTCGAGGTAAAAAGCCTGCTGGAGCTTTTGCCCTGGCTAGCGCAGGGCCTTTAGGGCCAGCTTGATGAGCTCCTGGGTGCTGGCCCCGGGGTTCTTCCGGGCCAGCTCCGCCACCACGCTGCGCACCTGGCCCTCCCGGAAACCCAGCGTCAAAAGGGCCAGCTCGGCCTCCTCGGCCTGGGGGGTGCGCACCAGTCCCTTGCCTTCGCCGAGCAGATGGGGCGGGATCCTTCCCTTGAGCTCCAGGGCCATCCGCTCGGCGAGCTTCCGACCCACCCCCGGGGCGGCTGTAAGGAGGCGCAGGTCGCCCTCGGCCAGGGCCCGGGCCAGCAAGGCCGGGCTCTGGGCCGAGAGCAGGCTCAACGCCACCCGGGGGCCCACCCCCGAGACCGAGAGCAAAAGCTCGAAAAGCTCCAGGCTTTGCTCGTCCGGGAAGCCGTACAGGGCCAGCTCATCCTCGCGCACCACCAGCCGGGTGTAAAAAGCCGCCTCCTGGCCCTCGGCCAACCCGGCCAGGGCGGGGGCTGGACAACCCACCTCGAGCCCCACCCCCCCCACCAGCAGCACCACGCTGCTGGGGCCTTTTTTCAGCACCGTACCCTTGAGGTAGCGCACCACAGCCTAGCGGCCCTGAAAGCGCGGGGGGCGCTTTTCGTAGAAGGCCTGGACCCCCTCCTGGTGGTCCTCGGTGCGCCCCGCCACCTCCTGGAGCAAAGCCTCGTACTCCAGCATCTCCTCCAGGGTGGCGCTGGCGCTCCGGCGCAGGGCCCGCTTGATGAGGCCATAGGTCTTGGTGGGGCCCTGGGCCAGCTCCTGGGCCAGCCGGGCCACCTCTTCTGCGAAGGACTCCGCCGGCACCACCCGGTTGACCAGGCCCAAGGCCCTGGCCTCCTCGGCCCCCAGCCGGGGCGAGAGGGCCGCCAGCTCAAAGGCCCGGGCATAGCCCACCAGCCGGGGCAGGTAGTAGTTCATACCCGCATCGGGAATCAGGCCTATCCGGCTAAAGCCGGTGGTGAAGAAGGCGTCCGAGGCGGCCACCCGCAGATCGCAGGCCAGGGCCAGCGAGAGCCCTGCCCCCGCCGCTGCCCCGTGGATGGCTGCCACCACCGGCTTCTCCAGGCTGGCGATGCCCTCCACCACCCCCTGGTAGTTGCGCAGATGGCCTTTGTAGGAGATGCGCTGCCCCTCGAACTCGCGCAGGTCCTGCCCCGAGCAGAACCCCCGGCCTGCCCCGCGCAGCACCACCACCCGCACCTCCGGGGCCGTCGCCTCCTTGGCAAAGGCTCTGGCCAGCTCCCGCAGCAGCTCGGTGGTGAGGGCGTTGATGGCCTCGGGCCGGTTCAGGGTAAGGGTCAGAATGCCGTCCTGCAGCTCGCGCAAAAGCACCATACTAGCGTCCTTTCCAAACCGGCTTCCGTTTCTCCACAAAAGCCCGGGTTCCCTCGGCCTTGTCCTCGCTGCCGAAGGCCAGGAGGAACTGGGCCCGCTCGAAGGCCAGGCCCTCCTCGAGGCCCACCTCGAGCGCCTGCCCCACCGCCTCCTTGGCCAGCCGCGCAGCAAGCGGCGCCCGCTCGGCCATGGCCTGGGCCAGCTCCAAGGCCTCCTCTAGGTAGAGCTCCACCGGCACCACCCGGTTCACCAAACCATGCCGCAAAGCCTCCCAGGCCGTGAGCACCCGACCGGCCAGGATTACCTCCAAAGCCAGGTATTTTCCCACTTGTCGGGTCAGGCGCTGGGTTCCCCCGCCGCCGGGAATGAGGCCCAGGTTAATCTCCGGCTGGGCAAAGCGGGCCGTCTCGGAGGCCACGATGACGTCGCAGAGCATGGCCAGCTCGCACCCCCCTCCGTAGGCGTACCCCGAGACCGCGGCCACCAGGGGCTTGCGGGCCCTGCGCAAAACCTCGTAGGCCGAGGCGCGCTCCCCCTTGAGAAGCTCAGGGAGGCTGGTCTGCTGGAACTCCAGGATATCCGCCCCAGCCGCAAAGGCCCGCTCGTTGCCGGCAATCACTATGGCGCCAATGGCCTCGTCCTCATCAAAGGCCCGTACCGCCCGGGCCAGCTCGCCCAGCATGGCGCTGCTCAGGGCGTTGAGCTGCTGGGGCCGGTTGAGCTGCACCAGCCCCACCCGGCCCCGGCTTTCTACTCGGATGCTTTGGTACATGGCTGCTACAGAGGAAAACGCTCGTTCTCCCAAACGTCGATGAAAGCAGTGCCAGCAGCCAGCCGGGCGCTGTGGAGCACCCCGGCGGGAATGTGGTAGTAGTCCCCCTTGCGAAAGACCCGCTTTTCTCCCCCAATGGTGAACTCCACCTCGCCCTCCAGCACCACCCCCCACTGCCCCTCGTGGGCGTGCTCGGGCACAAAGGTCTCCTCGGCCACCTGGGCAAACCCCACCTGGCCCTTGTAGCCCGAAAGAACCGCCATCCGCAGGCCAGGCCAAAGCTCTACCTGTTTGAAGGCTGCAAACCACTCAGGGAAAACCATAAGGACCCCGGCTATAGCTTACACTCTTGCACCGAGGCTACGGCCATTTCCAGGCTGGCCTTGTCCAGCGGCACCACCTCGCCCAAGCGCAGGTAGACGAGCCGCACCAGGGGCTCTATCCCCCAGCCCTGCCGCACCGCCTGTAGGTAGATCCCAAGCTGGAAGTGGTACTGCTCGGGGTTTTTCTCCTGGTCGGTCTTGTAGTCCTCCAGGTACCAGGTCTCCCCCACCCGGTACAGCCGGTCGATGACCCCCTGCCAGACCGTAGAACCCAGGGGCAGGGCCACCCCCAGCTCGGCGTGGTCCTCCTCGCGGGGCCAGGGCAGCTTCTCGCCGAGGAGCTGGTGATAGCTCTGCAAAAGCGCCCGGACCTCGGCCATGATGCCCTCCCGCTCCTCGGGGCCGAAGGGGAACATCACCTCCTGGGCCTCGAGGCTGGCCATCTCCAGGGGGTTATCGGGATGCCAGTGCTGGGCGATGGCGTAGTGCACCAGCGTTCCCACAGCCCGCGCCCGGCCCGGCCGCTCCTCGCCCTCCTCGGGGTCGGGCAGGGGCAGGGGCTCGGCCTCGAGGCGCTTGTAGGCCGAGGGGGAAAAGAGCGGCGGAAAGGGCTCTGGCTCGAACCGCTGCGCGGTCCAGGGGGAGGGCGGGGGAGGCTCGGGCGGAGGGGGGGGCTGCTCAAAGCCAAGCCTCCGGTAGGGCCAGGTTTTCAGCATGAAATCGGGCCGGTCATAGGGTTTGGCGTTGGGCCCCAGGCCCATCTCGGCCAGCACCCCTGCCCAGCCCTCCGGCCCCCGCTTGCCCACGCTTCCCGTGAGCAGCAGCACGTCGCGGGCCCGGGAGACCGCCACGTAAAAGAGCCGGTAGCTTTCCTCCTCGGCCAGGGCCCGGGCCTCTTCCCTGAAGGCCTCGAAGCAGGGGGTGCCTCGCAAAGCCAGCTCCTGGACGGGTCCGTCCTCGGCCTCCCGTCTTTTCAGGTACAGGGGGTCGCTCCTTTTGTCGAGGCCCCGCCCCAGGTCGAAGACCGCCACCAGCGGCCACTCCAGCCCCTTGGCCCGGTGCACGGTGAGGATCTGCACCCCTTCCCCCGACTGGGGCACATCGCCGGCCTCGGCCTGGTGGGAAAGCTGCTCCAGGCGCTCCAGCAGGCCCTCCAGGCTCTGGGGCGGCCTGGGGGCGAAATAAAACAGCAGGGCGTCCACATTCTCCCGCGCGCGGGGCGTGAGGAAGTCCTGGTAGGCCCTGCCCCCTATAAGGGGGTCCCGCACCAGGCGCTTGAGGGCCTCCAAGGGGGCGTGCTGCCGCAAAAGCTCCCGGATACGCTGGAGCCGCTCGTACAGCTCGGGATAGCGCTGAAGCCCTGCTAAGGGCTCCCGCGCCCTGAGCAGCTCCTCTACCTCGGCCAGGGCCAGCGGCCTCAGGCCCACCTGGCCGAAGGGGCTGCGCAAAAAGGCCGCCAGGGAGACCAGTCCTTCCGGATTCAGGGCCAGCCTGAGCGCGTGGTAGAGGTCGCGGACCTCCAGGCGCTCGTAGTAGCCCCGCCCTTGCAGCAGCACGTAGGGGATCTGGGCTTTTTGAAAGGCGGCCTCGAGGTAGGGCACGCTGGCGTAGGACCGCACCAGCACGGCCATCTGGCTGTAGCCCACCCGGGCGGAGAGCTCCTTCAGCCGCCCGGCCAGGACCCAGGCCTCGTAGACCCGGGCTTCGTCCAGGCTGGGGGCCCCCTCGACCCAGTGAATCTCGAGCCGCCCTTGCTCTTCCCGCACCCCCTCCACCGGAGGGGCCTCCTCAGGGCTGAACCCCTGCCCCCTCTCGGCCAGGTGCTGGGTCAGGCGGTTCAGAAAACGCACCAAAAGCTGGCTGTGCCGGTAGGTCCGGTTCAGAGGGGCCATCCGCTCCCCCTCCCGCAGAGCCCGGCGAAACTCCTCCACGTCGGCGTCACGGAAGGCGTAGATGGACTGCTTGGGGTCGCCCACCGCC is from Meiothermus sp. QL-1 and encodes:
- a CDS encoding HAD family hydrolase; its protein translation is MVRAILFDLDETLILDHPVSHHALRSCALYASSWYSLDTDRLVQAAEEAALRLWQTSPVYAYTQRIGHSAGEGLWARYTVQTHPALKTLHDWAPGFRVAVWQEALADQGIHDEALCEALACRYLGARRLFPRYPEVDALLKALRGYRLGLVTNGVPDLQREKLEGALLEQYFEVVAVSGELDMGKPERGIFEWACQGLGVEPAECVMVGDNPERDVAGAIQAGMRSVWVKRGFKPRDPRYRADLEVKSLLELLPWLAQGL
- the ruvA gene encoding Holliday junction branch migration protein RuvA — its product is MVRYLKGTVLKKGPSSVVLLVGGVGLEVGCPAPALAGLAEGQEAAFYTRLVVREDELALYGFPDEQSLELFELLLSVSGVGPRVALSLLSAQSPALLARALAEGDLRLLTAAPGVGRKLAERMALELKGRIPPHLLGEGKGLVRTPQAEEAELALLTLGFREGQVRSVVAELARKNPGASTQELIKLALKALR
- a CDS encoding protoglobin domain-containing protein — protein: MEVEALLEKLLARTGLREPHVAMLRRLEPLMSPLAPEVALAFYDYLGRDPEMHQILWGTPGRVERLYRTFAAWYRDIFSGNYDTAYAKRRFRIGLVHAHVGVRPEHVLPAAGIVQELTLEHLRQALRGSEVFLAIESFEKIMAVEMALMEESYLWALVEGLKHTQEVREAARLGARILLEAP
- a CDS encoding glutamate synthase-related protein, whose product is MRFSQAYPGIPTGRDACGIIAIAEKSARPSHANVQRTLESLYKMAHRAGLIRGEGDGTGIQTDLPRELWAAYLYEAGLDSNLAQNPRFFVGHFFIPKSEGARVQELFDLFRVEGSKRGIKLLLERRGETNSSVLGPVGRRTEPLFYQVAGLSTDGDGPLWELGLLLEERFPVHVVSLSTATVVYKVRGSAEILKRYYPELSRAEYKSTLTLGHNRYSTNTLSTFEQVQPFGLLGHNGEINTIERLRREGRFLGIPLTGGSDSQDLNRILEGLLYRFGLSLPEAIDLVFPPVLGEIKNYSPALQDLYMNLRQRFGPLAQGPAALVTRHRDEAVFGTDAMGLRPLWFVETESEYVFSSERGVFTVEEFVAEPRPFAPGEKMYLRLTPEGARLYPFDRHQRQVLERILTKTQNLEGYRVHLAGPRYAAPPPLAGGAETQVEEKPAPPSLGLERAYGFDRWDGSYLEALAESGNEPIGSLGYDGPLAALNPEKPNLSEFLKETVAVVTNPAIDREREIEHFSTRTILGRRPMPDGRGAGHVEELVVPLLLEETSPAVAAIAQGQGTLTYEEALRRFRHAVLLSQFSVEEGIAAGLKRLKEAAVEAVRAGAELLVLSDRGAFEGGVWLDIYLALAAVGQALEEARDEEGISLRRRTSILVHSGGVRNLHDVAVCLGLGADAVAPWLMQQKAQAAKGILGLQNLLEGLKKGLEKVISTMGIHEVRGYGRIFSAIGLKPELAQALGVRNFLGSDKAGYGLLELERTALERLNLLNAEKVPPAKDFRFNSRIFKAALEVATGQSPYAHFQEKVRGLEQESPVAARQLLGIRLAEKSPVSPEEVDLSVGGHSLPFVITAMSFGSQGEASFRAYVEAAKKLNMVCINGEGGEIPDMLGKYTHWRGQQVASGRFGAHAYMLNSASFIEIKIGQGAKPGEGGHLPGKKVTAKVAAARNAVPGVDLISPSNNHDLYSIEDLAQLIEELKTVNPAAKVSVKVPVIPGIGTIAVGIAKAGADVIALSGFEGGTGAARWHALKYAGLPVEIGVRRAHRALVRAGLRDKVELWADGGLKTAYDVLRMVLLGADRVGMATMAMVAIGCTICRQCQTDTCHVGIATQIETVEQAQAHGLKRFVPQELERATEQLVTFFKAKGEELRRLVAALGAQSLRELVGRSDLLVQEGHTEDLDLSYFFEPVAAPDWLRERAAHILRKPLNQLTRSITEVVTAAYAAGERELVFQEGPVGSTDRALGTHLAGEIARRRLYGKGWDARVELRFDAGSVAGNGIAAFNVEGLDIVVEGGAQDGIAKNAFGGRVAILKGRNPYGQYVDGSVGKSFAYGAIGGLLIVEGQADSRFCIRLSGADVVLGGEPDRPVQDELGNIAARAQAKGFAFEYMTRGRAVVLGDPGPWICSGMTGGRVYLRYWPEMGLTEEAMQRRLAKGARVVIQKLDERGVADVRELMSAYLDALRAAEREEKAERLLRLLADPAAHFRMVVPVNQQVAQEVSTE